In the Serinus canaria isolate serCan28SL12 chromosome 22, serCan2020, whole genome shotgun sequence genome, one interval contains:
- the BIN3 gene encoding bridging integrator 3 isoform X1 yields the protein MSWIPFKIGQPKKQIVPKTVERDFEREYGKLQQLEDQTKKLQKDMKKSTDADLAMSKSAVKISSDLLSNPLCEQEPSFLEMVTAFDTAMKRMDSFNQEKVNQIQKTVIEPLKKFSSVFPSLNMAVKRREQTLQDYKRLQSKVEKYEEKERTGPVLAKLHQAREELRPVKEDFEAKNKQLLEEMPKFYSSRIDYFKPSFESLVRAQVVYYTEMHKIFGDLTAQIDRPGLSDEQRERENDAKLSELRALSIVADD from the exons GTGGAGAGAGACTTTGAAAGGGAATatgggaagctgcagca ATTGGAAGATCAGACCAAAAAACTTCAGAAGGATATGAAGAAAAGCACAGATGCAGATTTGG CCATGTCCAAGTCTGCAGTGAAGATCTCCTCAGACCTGCTGTCCAACCCCCTGTGTGAGCAGGAGCCCTCCTTCCTCGAGATGGTCACGGCCTTCGACACGGCCATGAAGAGGATGGACTCCTTCAACCAGGAGAAG GTGAATCAGATCCAAAAGACAGTCATAGAGCCTTTGAAAAA gttcAGCAGCGTCTTCCCCAGCCTGAACATGGCAGTGAAGCGCCGGGAGCAGACGCTCCAGGACTACAAACGCCTGCAATCCAAGGTGGAAAAatatgaggaaaaggaaagaactggCCCTGTCCTGGCCAAGCTTCACCAG GCCCGGGAAGAGCTGCGCCCCGTGAAGGAGGACTTTGAAGCCAAGaacaagcagctgctggaggagatgcCCAAATTCTACAGCAGCCGCATCGATTACTTCAAACCCAGCTTTGAGTCGCTGGTCCGGGCACAG GTTGTCTACTACACGGAGATGCACAAGATTTTTGGGGACCTGACGGCGCAGATCGACCGGCCCGGGCTGAGCGACGAGCAGCGTGAGCGCGAGAACGACGCCAAGCTCAGCGAGCTCCGCGCCCTCTCCATTGTGGCCGACGactga
- the C22H8orf58 gene encoding uncharacterized protein C8orf58 homolog isoform X1 yields the protein MWGGSRAVWKRRFSCYGPWESAESCIVRTSASVYRRLQESPRQPPRGMSTRGPPQPPSSPPAGGSLLKSESEDSGVEMASNEHSPSTPLGSESRFSLDGFPAEEPPGEEPPRAARSRSASRRLLQAAQRSRRQRCPRQLSRRSASAADLAEPRRDPEETEGAAEAAAGAARPSRDPRAVPEAAVSGQGLRYLEQVCQMLERLARLQQDNRALRQQAAGAARPATLPSRQPPRQDLGTWRGEGFRPRSCSDSQAPAADPGPCRRLWGHSVSSPSLLDPAEGDEGVPPPDKDGRSHWGRVKVLLTRLTRRSLRGGRCR from the exons ATGTGGGGTGGCTCCCGCGCCGTCTGGAAGAGGAGGTTCAGCTGCT ATGGTCCCTGGGAGTCGGCCGAGAGCTGCATTGTGCGCACCTCCGCCAGCGTCTACCGCCGGCTGCAGGAGAGCCCGCGGCAGCCCCCGCGGGGAATGAGCACCCGGGGACCCCCGCAGCCCCCCAGCAGTCCCCCGGCCGGCGGGAGTCTCCTCAAGTCCGAGTCCGAGGATTCCGGCGTGGAGATGGCCAGCAACGAGCACTCGCCCTCCACCCCGCTGGGCTCCGAGAGCCGCTTCTCCCTGGACGGTTTCCCGGCGGAGGAGCCCCCCGGAGAGGAGCCCCCCCGGGCAGCCCGGAGCCGCTCGGccagcaggaggctgctgcaggcagcgCAGCGGAGCAGGAGGCAGCGCTGCCCGCGACAGCTCAGCCGGCGCAGCGCCAGCGCCGCCGACCTGGCCGAGCCCCGGCGGGACCCCGAGGAGACCGAGGGAGCGGCGGAggccgcggcgggggcggctcGGCCGTCTCGGGACCCCCGGGCCGTGCCCGAGGCCGCGGTGTCGGGGCAGGGGCTGCGCTACCTGGAGCAGGTGTGCCAGATGCTGGAGCGCCTGGCGCGGCTGCAGCAGGACAACCGCGCCCTCCGGCAGCAGGCGGCCGGAGCCGCCCGCCCAGCCACCCTG CCCAGCCGGCAGCCCCCGAGGCAGGATTTGGGCACCTGGAGGGGTGAGGGGTTCCGGCCGCGCTCCTGCTCCGACAGCCAGGCGCCAG CGGCCGACCCCGGGCCGTGCCGGCGGTTGTGGGGACACTCGgtcagctcccccagcctgctggACCCCGCCGAGGGCGACGAGGGTGTCCCGCCACCGGACAAG GACGGGCGCTCGCACTGGGGCCGGGTGAAGGTGCTGCTCACCCGCCTGACCCGCCGCTCCCTGCGCGGCGGCCGGTGCAGGTAG
- the C22H8orf58 gene encoding uncharacterized protein C8orf58 homolog isoform X2, translating to MLRRRGAFTVQPLRGDLDGPWESAESCIVRTSASVYRRLQESPRQPPRGMSTRGPPQPPSSPPAGGSLLKSESEDSGVEMASNEHSPSTPLGSESRFSLDGFPAEEPPGEEPPRAARSRSASRRLLQAAQRSRRQRCPRQLSRRSASAADLAEPRRDPEETEGAAEAAAGAARPSRDPRAVPEAAVSGQGLRYLEQVCQMLERLARLQQDNRALRQQAAGAARPATLPSRQPPRQDLGTWRGEGFRPRSCSDSQAPAADPGPCRRLWGHSVSSPSLLDPAEGDEGVPPPDKDGRSHWGRVKVLLTRLTRRSLRGGRCR from the exons ATGGTCCCTGGGAGTCGGCCGAGAGCTGCATTGTGCGCACCTCCGCCAGCGTCTACCGCCGGCTGCAGGAGAGCCCGCGGCAGCCCCCGCGGGGAATGAGCACCCGGGGACCCCCGCAGCCCCCCAGCAGTCCCCCGGCCGGCGGGAGTCTCCTCAAGTCCGAGTCCGAGGATTCCGGCGTGGAGATGGCCAGCAACGAGCACTCGCCCTCCACCCCGCTGGGCTCCGAGAGCCGCTTCTCCCTGGACGGTTTCCCGGCGGAGGAGCCCCCCGGAGAGGAGCCCCCCCGGGCAGCCCGGAGCCGCTCGGccagcaggaggctgctgcaggcagcgCAGCGGAGCAGGAGGCAGCGCTGCCCGCGACAGCTCAGCCGGCGCAGCGCCAGCGCCGCCGACCTGGCCGAGCCCCGGCGGGACCCCGAGGAGACCGAGGGAGCGGCGGAggccgcggcgggggcggctcGGCCGTCTCGGGACCCCCGGGCCGTGCCCGAGGCCGCGGTGTCGGGGCAGGGGCTGCGCTACCTGGAGCAGGTGTGCCAGATGCTGGAGCGCCTGGCGCGGCTGCAGCAGGACAACCGCGCCCTCCGGCAGCAGGCGGCCGGAGCCGCCCGCCCAGCCACCCTG CCCAGCCGGCAGCCCCCGAGGCAGGATTTGGGCACCTGGAGGGGTGAGGGGTTCCGGCCGCGCTCCTGCTCCGACAGCCAGGCGCCAG CGGCCGACCCCGGGCCGTGCCGGCGGTTGTGGGGACACTCGgtcagctcccccagcctgctggACCCCGCCGAGGGCGACGAGGGTGTCCCGCCACCGGACAAG GACGGGCGCTCGCACTGGGGCCGGGTGAAGGTGCTGCTCACCCGCCTGACCCGCCGCTCCCTGCGCGGCGGCCGGTGCAGGTAG
- the BIN3 gene encoding bridging integrator 3 isoform X2 — MSKSAVKISSDLLSNPLCEQEPSFLEMVTAFDTAMKRMDSFNQEKVNQIQKTVIEPLKKFSSVFPSLNMAVKRREQTLQDYKRLQSKVEKYEEKERTGPVLAKLHQAREELRPVKEDFEAKNKQLLEEMPKFYSSRIDYFKPSFESLVRAQVVYYTEMHKIFGDLTAQIDRPGLSDEQRERENDAKLSELRALSIVADD; from the exons ATGTCCAAGTCTGCAGTGAAGATCTCCTCAGACCTGCTGTCCAACCCCCTGTGTGAGCAGGAGCCCTCCTTCCTCGAGATGGTCACGGCCTTCGACACGGCCATGAAGAGGATGGACTCCTTCAACCAGGAGAAG GTGAATCAGATCCAAAAGACAGTCATAGAGCCTTTGAAAAA gttcAGCAGCGTCTTCCCCAGCCTGAACATGGCAGTGAAGCGCCGGGAGCAGACGCTCCAGGACTACAAACGCCTGCAATCCAAGGTGGAAAAatatgaggaaaaggaaagaactggCCCTGTCCTGGCCAAGCTTCACCAG GCCCGGGAAGAGCTGCGCCCCGTGAAGGAGGACTTTGAAGCCAAGaacaagcagctgctggaggagatgcCCAAATTCTACAGCAGCCGCATCGATTACTTCAAACCCAGCTTTGAGTCGCTGGTCCGGGCACAG GTTGTCTACTACACGGAGATGCACAAGATTTTTGGGGACCTGACGGCGCAGATCGACCGGCCCGGGCTGAGCGACGAGCAGCGTGAGCGCGAGAACGACGCCAAGCTCAGCGAGCTCCGCGCCCTCTCCATTGTGGCCGACGactga